One genomic window of Mucilaginibacter sp. SJ includes the following:
- a CDS encoding Hpt domain-containing protein — translation MNKHKAFIMADISPEQDLDLSFLYEIADGSDDFIVDSIGMFLEQSPDLLNTIGNALNNQDWALAAQAAHKLKPNLGFFGMPISQATIQEVELACKAGGQNPAEIFEKFNQVNSMVSANLITLKQIKAEKEANL, via the coding sequence TTGAATAAACACAAAGCTTTTATAATGGCAGATATTTCACCAGAACAAGATCTTGATCTTTCTTTTTTATACGAGATTGCCGACGGTAGCGACGATTTTATTGTTGACTCGATAGGTATGTTCCTTGAGCAATCGCCCGATTTACTTAACACGATTGGCAACGCGTTAAATAACCAGGATTGGGCGTTAGCAGCCCAGGCAGCTCATAAATTAAAGCCTAACCTTGGTTTTTTTGGTATGCCCATAAGCCAGGCTACCATACAGGAAGTTGAGCTGGCCTGTAAAGCCGGAGGTCAAAACCCAGCCGAAATATTTGAAAAGTTTAACCAGGTAAACAGCATGGTATCAGCAAACCTGATCACTTTAAAGCAAATTAAGGCGGAGAAGGAAGCTAATTTGTAA
- a CDS encoding DNA polymerase/3'-5' exonuclease PolX, translating into MENKPIARTLRLLSQLMELHEVNPFKIKSVANAAFKVDKLPFPIAGKKLDELEKIDGIGKSIAGKVTELLETGTMTELQDMLDKTPAGVVEMMGIKGIGPKKVAVIWKELGIENTGELFYACNENRLIEAKGFGLKTQEEIRKAIEFRMASNGKFLFAQVEKEANELMDEVKAIFPDALKHFAGEFRRLNEVITEIVIVVGSLNHDVAYEALVNSTILCNISKNQNHIQGELQNGLLVDIVCVDKADYYKELFINTGTDDHVQAVFDRINVPVEQPETEEMIYTKAGLSWMQPELREGTLFIEKAEKNILPTLINWHDLKGTLHNHSTWSDGVNSIEEMALYCRDTLKLEYLGMCDHSKSAFYAKGLSIERVLQQHEEIDALNKKLDGFHIFKGIESDILYDGSLDYPDEILQKFDFIVASVHSILKMDEEKATSRLITAIENPYTTILGHPTGRLLLSRSGYPINYKKVIDACAANNVVIEINANPLRLDLDWRWHQYALDKGVMLSINPDAHRIEGFTDMHYGILAARKGGLYKEMCMNAMSLAEITKAFAAKRG; encoded by the coding sequence ATGGAAAATAAACCCATAGCCCGTACACTTCGTTTACTCTCACAACTCATGGAACTCCATGAGGTTAATCCGTTCAAGATCAAATCGGTAGCTAATGCAGCCTTTAAAGTAGATAAGCTCCCTTTCCCCATAGCCGGTAAAAAACTGGATGAACTGGAGAAGATTGATGGCATAGGTAAAAGCATAGCCGGCAAAGTTACTGAGTTGCTTGAAACCGGCACCATGACCGAGCTGCAGGATATGTTGGATAAAACCCCTGCCGGTGTGGTTGAAATGATGGGTATTAAAGGCATCGGCCCCAAAAAGGTAGCTGTCATCTGGAAAGAGCTGGGCATTGAAAATACCGGTGAGCTTTTTTATGCCTGCAATGAAAACCGCCTGATAGAGGCAAAGGGCTTCGGTCTTAAAACGCAGGAAGAGATCCGTAAAGCTATTGAGTTCAGGATGGCGAGCAATGGTAAGTTCCTTTTTGCCCAGGTTGAAAAGGAAGCCAACGAACTGATGGATGAGGTAAAAGCCATTTTCCCTGATGCGCTAAAACACTTCGCGGGCGAATTCAGGCGTTTGAATGAGGTCATTACCGAAATTGTGATTGTAGTTGGCAGTCTTAACCATGATGTTGCCTACGAAGCGCTGGTAAATTCAACCATACTTTGCAATATAAGTAAAAATCAAAACCATATTCAGGGCGAGCTGCAAAATGGCTTGCTCGTTGATATTGTTTGTGTAGATAAGGCTGATTATTACAAAGAACTATTTATCAATACAGGTACTGATGATCATGTACAAGCCGTTTTCGACAGGATTAATGTTCCTGTTGAACAGCCAGAAACGGAAGAAATGATCTACACCAAGGCCGGCTTAAGCTGGATGCAGCCCGAACTGCGTGAAGGTACCCTGTTTATTGAAAAGGCCGAAAAGAACATACTGCCAACGCTCATTAACTGGCACGACCTGAAAGGTACACTTCATAACCACAGTACCTGGAGCGATGGTGTTAACAGCATTGAAGAAATGGCCTTGTATTGCCGGGATACCCTGAAATTAGAATACCTGGGCATGTGTGATCATAGCAAAAGCGCCTTTTATGCCAAGGGCTTAAGCATTGAACGGGTATTGCAGCAACATGAAGAAATAGATGCCCTGAATAAAAAACTCGACGGTTTCCATATTTTTAAAGGTATTGAATCGGATATTTTGTATGATGGTTCGCTTGATTATCCTGACGAGATCCTGCAAAAGTTTGATTTCATTGTAGCCTCAGTTCATTCAATCCTCAAAATGGACGAGGAAAAGGCTACGTCAAGACTGATCACCGCAATCGAAAATCCTTATACAACTATATTGGGACACCCAACAGGCAGACTTTTACTAAGCCGTAGCGGATATCCTATCAACTATAAAAAAGTGATAGATGCCTGCGCAGCCAATAACGTAGTTATTGAAATCAATGCCAACCCATTGCGGCTCGACCTCGACTGGCGCTGGCACCAATATGCTTTAGATAAAGGTGTTATGCTGTCCATAAACCCCGATGCCCACCGTATTGAAGGGTTTACAGATATGCATTACGGTATTCTTGCCGCACGTAAAGGCGGTTTGTATAAAGAAATGTGTATGAATGCTATGTCCCTGGCTGAAATTACGAAGGCGTTTGCTGCAAAGAGAGGTTAG
- the pssA gene encoding CDP-diacylglycerol--serine O-phosphatidyltransferase, with product MKRRVKKHLPNAITCANLFSGCIGIVFAFQGNLIVAAYAIFLSSIFDFFDGLASRVLNSYSFIGKDLDSLADMVSFGVLPSVIMYELFLQAPQLDGISHLLNFVAFLLPVFSALRLAKFNNDTRQSDSFIGLPTPANAILIASLPLIVQQYDALAHYILNPYFLTVLVLIMCTLLVSEIPLMSLKFKNRDFNKNIFRYLLLLFSAILILFFKFVAVPVVIFIYITLSLIQTKLTNDKVPG from the coding sequence ATGAAGAGACGCGTCAAAAAACACCTTCCAAATGCTATTACCTGCGCCAACCTTTTTAGCGGTTGTATAGGTATAGTTTTCGCTTTCCAGGGCAACCTTATAGTGGCTGCTTATGCCATTTTTCTTTCCTCAATATTTGATTTTTTTGATGGCCTTGCATCAAGGGTTTTAAACTCTTATTCATTTATAGGCAAAGACCTCGATTCGCTGGCCGATATGGTAAGCTTTGGCGTATTGCCGTCAGTGATCATGTACGAACTATTTTTACAGGCTCCGCAATTAGACGGCATAAGTCACCTGTTAAACTTCGTTGCATTCCTTTTACCGGTATTTTCGGCATTGAGGCTTGCAAAATTCAATAACGACACGCGGCAATCAGATAGCTTTATCGGGTTACCAACACCAGCAAACGCCATCCTTATAGCATCGCTGCCTTTAATAGTACAACAGTACGATGCTTTGGCGCATTACATTTTAAATCCTTACTTTCTAACAGTTCTTGTTTTAATAATGTGTACGCTACTGGTATCCGAAATACCGCTCATGTCGCTTAAATTCAAGAACCGCGACTTTAACAAAAACATTTTCCGTTATTTACTGCTCTTGTTTTCGGCAATACTCATACTATTTTTTAAATTTGTGGCCGTTCCGGTGGTTATATTTATTTATATCACCTTATCTCTAATTCAAACAAAACTCACAAATGACAAAGTTCCAGGCTGA
- the rho gene encoding transcription termination factor Rho, whose protein sequence is MSDKIELNDKLVSELREIARNLGIAEADELRKAQLVARIIEQQQLIEAARAQQNLIESNYTPTPAPGEAPAEITEKPRKRTRVIKTKDSSKPRIEVPLDDTNLFDAQDDEPSQDDPETEIPAVTAETEAPQAGETVARTEEVVPEARPQKFERRVNSNNQNQQKAQEPPINLDFDNVIVNEGVLEIMPDGYGFLRSSDYNYLTSPDDIYVSQSQIKLFGLKTGDTVRGSIRPPKEGEKYFPLVRVEAINGRIPAEVRDRVPFDHLTPLFPSEKLSLFTDPNNYSTRIMDLFSPIGKGQRGLIVAQPKTGKTMLLKDVANAIAKNHPEVYLIILLIDERPEEVTDMARSVRAEVVSSTFDEPAERHVKIANIVLEKSKRMVECGHDVVILLDSITRLARAYNTVAPASGKILSGGVDANALHKPKRFFGAARNIEDGGSLTIIATALTETGSKMDEVIFEEFKGTGNMELQLDRKLSNKRIFPAIDITASSTRRDDLLLDRDTLQRIWILRNHLADMNSQESMEFLQAQIRGTKTNEEFLISMNS, encoded by the coding sequence ATGTCTGATAAAATTGAATTGAACGACAAACTCGTTTCTGAGTTGCGCGAAATTGCCAGAAATTTAGGTATTGCTGAGGCCGACGAACTGCGTAAAGCTCAGCTTGTTGCCCGTATTATTGAACAACAACAGCTTATTGAAGCCGCCAGGGCTCAACAAAATCTGATTGAATCAAATTATACCCCTACACCCGCGCCAGGCGAAGCGCCTGCTGAAATAACTGAAAAGCCCCGAAAAAGGACCCGTGTTATAAAAACCAAAGATTCATCAAAACCACGTATAGAGGTTCCTTTAGATGATACCAATCTTTTTGATGCGCAGGATGATGAGCCATCACAAGATGATCCGGAAACGGAAATTCCTGCTGTAACTGCAGAAACAGAAGCGCCGCAAGCCGGTGAAACAGTTGCCCGTACGGAAGAAGTTGTTCCGGAAGCCCGCCCGCAAAAGTTTGAGCGCAGGGTTAACAGCAACAACCAAAATCAGCAAAAAGCACAAGAACCGCCAATCAATCTCGACTTTGATAATGTAATTGTAAATGAAGGTGTTTTGGAAATTATGCCTGATGGTTATGGCTTCCTTCGTTCATCTGATTACAACTACCTTACTTCTCCCGATGATATTTACGTATCACAATCACAGATAAAACTATTCGGCCTTAAAACAGGTGACACGGTTAGGGGCAGCATCCGCCCGCCGAAAGAAGGTGAAAAATACTTCCCGCTGGTACGTGTTGAGGCCATCAACGGCCGCATCCCTGCCGAGGTACGTGACCGTGTTCCTTTTGATCACTTAACACCTTTGTTCCCTTCCGAAAAACTGAGCCTCTTCACCGATCCGAACAACTATTCAACCCGCATCATGGACCTGTTTTCGCCTATTGGTAAAGGTCAGCGTGGTTTAATCGTGGCACAGCCAAAAACAGGTAAAACCATGTTATTAAAGGATGTGGCCAATGCTATTGCCAAAAACCATCCCGAAGTATACCTTATTATATTGCTGATAGACGAACGCCCGGAAGAGGTTACCGACATGGCCCGCAGCGTACGCGCCGAAGTTGTTTCATCCACTTTTGATGAGCCTGCTGAGCGCCACGTAAAAATTGCTAACATTGTGCTTGAAAAATCAAAACGTATGGTAGAGTGTGGTCATGATGTAGTGATCCTTCTTGACTCTATCACCCGTTTGGCACGCGCTTATAATACTGTTGCCCCCGCATCAGGTAAGATATTATCAGGCGGTGTTGATGCTAACGCTTTGCACAAACCTAAACGATTTTTTGGTGCCGCCCGCAACATTGAGGATGGCGGTTCATTAACTATCATCGCTACAGCGCTTACCGAAACCGGCTCAAAAATGGACGAGGTTATTTTTGAAGAATTTAAAGGTACCGGTAACATGGAGTTACAACTGGATCGTAAATTATCGAATAAACGTATTTTCCCGGCTATCGACATTACTGCTTCAAGTACCCGCCGCGACGACTTACTGCTTGACCGTGACACGCTTCAGCGCATTTGGATTCTCCGCAACCACCTTGCTGATATGAATTCGCAGGAATCAATGGAGTTTTTACAAGCTCAAATTAGGGGCACAAAAACTAACGAAGAATTTCTGATTTCGATGAATTCGTAA
- a CDS encoding Fic family protein, with amino-acid sequence MMNLKLEIEFSKAPILLEIDSLKKQIDDMRPLPPDVEGRVMQKLRLDWNYNSNAIEGNKLSYGETTALLMHGITAKGKPLKDHLDIQGHNQAVEYLERLVKDGRDFTESDIRALHEVLLVKPDFTDAQTAEGLPTRKRIEIGKYKSLPNHVKTRTGEIHYYATPEETPALMNDLMAWYVAVSENTEIHPVIIAALFHHTFVAIHPFDDGNGRMARILMNLILMKSGYPVVVIKDDTKDNYYSLLSQADVGDSWPFVEFAIERLQNSMQLYLKAIKGGDIDEDEDIDKEIALLKLQLNGRVVAKEKKSTAAIERVFNECIYPLARKISDKFNAFNEYFFSHGGWFTFEYIENNRRTKYDHSIYAKIETLSPFFLKKDMFIKINVVFQEYRDPDNTFNMHVILNVLFEEFYYKISVAQNELVSKLYHEKIIVGEESKIIRMLIDEFKKELQEKLKSPKS; translated from the coding sequence ATGATGAACCTGAAGCTCGAAATAGAATTTAGTAAAGCCCCCATACTGCTGGAAATAGACAGCCTGAAAAAGCAAATAGACGACATGCGCCCTCTGCCGCCTGATGTTGAAGGGCGGGTGATGCAGAAACTACGATTGGATTGGAATTATAACTCCAATGCTATTGAGGGGAATAAACTAAGCTATGGCGAAACTACGGCTTTGTTGATGCATGGTATTACCGCTAAAGGTAAACCGTTAAAAGACCATTTGGATATTCAGGGGCATAATCAAGCAGTTGAATATCTTGAAAGATTGGTAAAAGATGGAAGGGATTTTACTGAAAGTGATATTCGTGCACTTCACGAGGTGTTATTAGTGAAGCCGGATTTTACCGATGCACAAACCGCTGAAGGATTACCGACTCGTAAAAGAATAGAAATAGGAAAATATAAATCGTTACCTAATCATGTTAAAACGAGGACTGGCGAAATTCATTATTATGCGACGCCGGAAGAGACACCAGCCTTAATGAATGATTTGATGGCCTGGTATGTAGCGGTGAGTGAAAACACTGAAATACACCCGGTAATTATTGCTGCTCTTTTTCATCATACATTTGTTGCTATTCACCCTTTCGATGATGGAAATGGTCGAATGGCTCGAATTTTAATGAATCTAATCTTGATGAAAAGCGGATATCCCGTTGTTGTAATTAAAGATGATACAAAAGATAATTATTATTCATTATTAAGCCAGGCAGATGTAGGCGATAGTTGGCCATTCGTTGAATTTGCGATTGAACGATTGCAAAATTCTATGCAATTATATTTAAAGGCTATTAAGGGAGGTGACATTGACGAAGACGAAGATATAGATAAAGAAATTGCGCTTTTAAAATTGCAATTGAATGGAAGAGTTGTTGCTAAGGAAAAAAAATCAACAGCTGCTATAGAAAGGGTATTTAATGAATGCATTTATCCTTTGGCGAGAAAAATATCAGATAAGTTTAATGCGTTTAATGAATATTTTTTTTCGCATGGCGGTTGGTTTACATTTGAATATATTGAAAATAATAGACGTACAAAATATGATCATTCTATTTACGCTAAGATCGAAACTTTAAGTCCCTTTTTTCTAAAGAAAGACATGTTTATTAAGATAAACGTAGTTTTTCAGGAATATAGAGATCCTGATAATACTTTTAACATGCATGTTATTCTCAATGTGCTGTTTGAAGAGTTTTATTACAAAATAAGTGTAGCGCAGAATGAACTGGTGTCTAAACTTTACCATGAGAAAATCATCGTAGGTGAAGAATCCAAGATAATTAGAATGTTAATAGATGAATTTAAAAAAGAATTGCAAGAGAAATTAAAAAGCCCGAAGTCATAA
- the folK gene encoding 2-amino-4-hydroxy-6-hydroxymethyldihydropteridine diphosphokinase, with product MIDVFLLLGSNLGTRELFLQRAIESVSAQIAPVKLISSVYETQSWGKTDEPDYLNQVLMLQTDFSAQDVLEKILGIELQMGRKREVKWGSRIIDIDILFYGDEVIHDFNLVVPHPELYKRSFTLIPLVEIAPDLIHPVFKKNILQLKDELKDNLIVKKHIFE from the coding sequence ATGATTGATGTTTTTTTATTGCTTGGGAGCAACCTTGGTACCCGCGAATTGTTTCTGCAGCGGGCAATTGAATCTGTTTCGGCTCAAATTGCTCCGGTTAAATTGATCTCGTCGGTTTATGAAACCCAGTCGTGGGGTAAAACCGATGAACCCGACTATTTAAACCAGGTGCTGATGCTCCAAACTGATTTTTCGGCGCAGGATGTGTTGGAAAAAATATTGGGTATCGAATTGCAAATGGGCCGTAAGCGGGAGGTTAAATGGGGGTCGCGCATTATTGATATTGATATTTTGTTTTATGGCGATGAAGTGATCCATGATTTTAACCTGGTAGTGCCCCATCCCGAATTATATAAACGCAGTTTTACGCTGATCCCCCTGGTCGAGATAGCGCCTGACCTTATTCATCCTGTGTTCAAAAAAAATATTTTGCAGCTAAAGGATGAACTAAAGGATAACTTAATCGTAAAAAAGCATATTTTTGAATAA
- the pyrF gene encoding orotidine-5'-phosphate decarboxylase — translation MSRQELIEQIKKKKSFLCVGLDPDINKIPEFLRSHPDPILEFNKRIIDATQDLCIAYKPNAAFYEAYGIKGLQSLIDTYKYLPKDCLSIIDAKRGDIGNTSDKYAKAFFDGQSGGMSFDAITITPYMGNDSVTPYLAYDGKWVIILALTSSVGSKDFQYLQTGDGYLYENVIKKANTWAGADRIMYVVGATKSTEFTNIRAYAPDNFLLVPGVGAQGGSLEEVCKYGITKDCGLIVNSSRSILYASNGEDFADAARAEALSLQQQMQVELEKAGVI, via the coding sequence ATGTCCCGCCAGGAGTTAATTGAACAGATCAAAAAAAAGAAATCGTTTTTATGTGTTGGGCTTGATCCCGATATCAATAAGATCCCCGAATTTTTAAGATCACATCCCGATCCTATACTTGAATTTAACAAACGCATCATCGATGCTACACAAGATCTCTGCATAGCTTATAAACCCAATGCCGCTTTTTATGAGGCTTATGGCATAAAGGGATTGCAAAGCTTAATTGATACTTATAAATACCTGCCCAAAGATTGTTTAAGTATCATTGACGCTAAACGAGGCGATATCGGCAATACGTCTGACAAATATGCCAAAGCATTTTTTGACGGGCAATCGGGCGGGATGAGCTTTGATGCTATTACTATTACGCCTTATATGGGTAATGACAGTGTTACGCCATATCTCGCTTATGACGGTAAATGGGTTATTATTTTAGCTCTAACATCATCTGTTGGCAGTAAAGATTTTCAATACCTGCAAACGGGAGATGGCTATTTATATGAAAATGTGATAAAAAAGGCCAACACCTGGGCCGGCGCCGATAGGATCATGTATGTAGTAGGCGCAACCAAAAGCACCGAGTTTACTAACATCCGCGCATATGCGCCCGATAATTTTTTATTAGTACCCGGAGTAGGGGCACAGGGCGGAAGCCTGGAAGAAGTTTGCAAATATGGTATCACTAAAGATTGTGGACTTATCGTAAACTCGTCGCGTTCTATATTATATGCAAGCAATGGCGAAGATTTTGCCGATGCCGCCCGTGCGGAAGCGTTGAGTTTACAACAGCAGATGCAGGTGGAGCTGGAGAAGGCAGGAGTGATATAA
- the sppA gene encoding signal peptide peptidase SppA, which produces MKQFFKFVLATIVGVIISGIIIGVVGAVLIIGLIASAGSDKTVDVSPNSILYMSLKNQITERTPNNPLAGLDFLGLNEDKSIGLNDILADIKKAKTDDNIKGIYLDESYMTAGQATTEEIRNALIDFKKSGKFVVAYAEVYTQGFYYLASVADKVYINPKGIFEFHGFSSQTTFLKGALDKLGIEAQIIKVGTFKSAVEPLFLTKMSDANKLQVTSYLGSLYNHFLTGISKSRGLNRDSLFSYADNMRIQFPEDAYKLKLVDGLKYKDEILNDLKRRTGTDLKDDLKSVDLRDYAKSKSDDSDDKEDDSSSKNRIAIVYASGDITGGEGDDNNIGSETISKALRKARLDDKVKAVVLRVNSPGGSSLASDVIWREVKLIHEKKPIIVSMGDYAASGGYYISCAADSIIAQPNTITGSIGIFAVLPNMQKLFNDKLGVTFDGVKTGKYADLGDISRPLNPDERLILQNSVNRGYDEFTKAVAEGRGKTQVYINSIGQGRVWTGEQALKIGLVDRLGNINDAIASAAKKAKIKTYNIVSYPEQKSFFNKVGDGLSAEVQTRMVKNELGENYRVYQQIKGITQMMRTPQARLPYDLVIK; this is translated from the coding sequence ATGAAACAATTCTTCAAATTCGTTCTGGCCACTATTGTAGGGGTAATTATTTCGGGTATAATAATAGGTGTTGTTGGAGCGGTTCTTATTATCGGCCTTATTGCATCGGCCGGCAGTGATAAAACTGTAGATGTTAGCCCAAACTCTATTTTATACATGTCGCTTAAAAATCAGATCACTGAGCGTACACCTAACAATCCCCTTGCCGGTCTGGATTTTTTAGGTTTGAATGAAGATAAATCAATAGGCTTAAATGATATTCTGGCCGATATCAAAAAAGCCAAAACCGACGATAATATTAAAGGCATATACCTTGATGAAAGTTATATGACCGCCGGCCAGGCTACTACCGAAGAGATCCGCAACGCGCTTATCGACTTTAAAAAATCAGGCAAATTTGTTGTAGCCTACGCCGAAGTATATACCCAGGGTTTTTACTACCTGGCATCGGTAGCCGATAAAGTTTATATTAACCCCAAAGGTATTTTTGAGTTTCATGGCTTCAGCTCTCAAACCACTTTTCTGAAGGGAGCGCTGGACAAATTAGGTATTGAGGCACAAATCATTAAAGTTGGCACCTTTAAAAGCGCAGTTGAACCGTTGTTCCTTACCAAGATGAGCGATGCCAATAAATTACAGGTAACTTCGTATCTCGGTTCACTGTACAATCATTTTTTAACCGGCATCAGCAAAAGCCGCGGCCTTAACAGGGATTCATTATTCAGCTATGCCGATAATATGCGCATTCAATTTCCTGAAGATGCCTATAAATTAAAGCTGGTTGACGGCTTAAAATATAAAGACGAGATCCTTAATGATTTGAAAAGGCGGACCGGTACCGATTTAAAAGACGACTTAAAAAGTGTAGACCTTAGGGATTACGCCAAAAGCAAAAGCGATGATTCGGACGATAAGGAAGATGATTCATCATCTAAAAACCGTATTGCCATTGTCTATGCATCGGGCGATATTACCGGCGGCGAGGGTGATGACAACAATATCGGTTCAGAAACTATCTCGAAAGCATTACGCAAAGCCCGTTTGGATGATAAAGTTAAAGCTGTGGTATTGCGTGTAAATTCGCCTGGTGGCAGCTCACTGGCATCAGACGTGATCTGGCGCGAGGTGAAACTCATCCACGAAAAGAAACCGATCATTGTTTCTATGGGCGATTATGCTGCATCGGGTGGTTATTACATTTCGTGCGCGGCCGATTCGATCATTGCCCAGCCTAATACTATTACCGGCTCTATCGGCATTTTCGCCGTATTGCCAAACATGCAAAAACTGTTTAATGATAAACTGGGGGTAACCTTTGATGGTGTAAAAACCGGGAAGTATGCAGATTTGGGCGATATTAGCCGTCCGCTTAATCCCGACGAACGCCTGATATTACAAAACAGTGTGAACCGTGGTTATGATGAATTTACCAAAGCAGTGGCCGAAGGCCGCGGCAAAACACAGGTTTACATTAACAGCATTGGCCAGGGCCGTGTTTGGACTGGTGAGCAGGCCCTAAAAATTGGCCTGGTTGACCGTTTGGGGAATATCAACGACGCTATCGCGTCAGCCGCTAAAAAAGCAAAGATAAAAACCTATAATATAGTAAGTTACCCCGAGCAAAAAAGCTTTTTTAACAAAGTGGGCGACGGTTTAAGCGCCGAAGTACAAACCCGCATGGTAAAAAACGAGCTTGGTGAAAACTACCGGGTTTACCAGCAGATAAAAGGCATCACGCAAATGATGCGCACCCCTCAGGCCCGTTTGCCTTACGACCTTGTGATCAAATAA
- the purS gene encoding phosphoribosylformylglycinamidine synthase subunit PurS, which yields MTKFQAEIDVMPKKEILDPQGKAVTGSMKNLGLAEIHNVRIGKHITLEVEAENAEAASAKVDQACKNLLANLIMESYTFKVSEVA from the coding sequence ATGACAAAGTTCCAGGCTGAAATCGACGTAATGCCCAAAAAAGAAATACTTGACCCACAAGGAAAAGCAGTAACCGGTAGCATGAAAAACCTTGGCTTAGCCGAAATTCATAACGTGCGCATTGGCAAACACATTACGCTTGAAGTAGAAGCTGAAAATGCCGAAGCTGCCAGCGCCAAAGTTGACCAGGCCTGCAAAAACCTACTGGCCAACCTGATTATGGAAAGCTATACCTTTAAAGTATCAGAAGTAGCTTAG
- a CDS encoding ankyrin repeat domain-containing protein, with the protein MPNYNDILYAAETHAVDEIKAYFNKGGSPNEVHDGMPVFTMMVEMYARGPRFKDCVQAFIDAGLKYEDKALLAVLAHDEEMLKQALTIDPSAVNKTYSLYNNTYTPLTGGTLMHFCAEYNSLACAKILLQHGADVNAKAAYDDHGFGGHTPIFHTVNQNGNSSVDMLHFLLQNGTDLFYTVKGLIWGRGYEWETFVPAVNPISYAMMGSLPQFHRKEQTIMEVVSLLIKHSYGIDYVPKNVPNAYLKRG; encoded by the coding sequence ATGCCTAATTACAACGACATCCTTTACGCCGCCGAAACTCATGCCGTTGATGAGATCAAAGCCTATTTTAATAAAGGCGGCAGCCCGAACGAAGTTCATGATGGCATGCCTGTTTTTACCATGATGGTTGAAATGTATGCCCGCGGCCCCCGGTTTAAAGACTGTGTGCAAGCTTTTATTGATGCCGGACTTAAGTACGAAGACAAGGCGCTGCTGGCGGTTTTGGCCCATGATGAAGAAATGTTAAAACAAGCCTTGACGATAGATCCATCTGCTGTTAACAAAACCTATTCTTTATATAATAATACCTATACTCCTTTAACGGGTGGAACACTCATGCATTTTTGCGCCGAATATAATAGCCTTGCCTGCGCCAAAATACTTTTACAACATGGGGCTGATGTAAATGCCAAAGCAGCTTATGATGATCATGGTTTCGGCGGACATACACCTATTTTTCATACGGTTAATCAAAACGGGAATAGTTCTGTTGATATGCTTCACTTTCTGTTGCAAAACGGTACCGATCTGTTCTATACAGTTAAGGGATTGATCTGGGGCAGGGGATATGAATGGGAAACTTTTGTTCCCGCTGTTAATCCGATAAGTTACGCTATGATGGGCTCATTACCACAATTTCACCGTAAGGAGCAAACTATTATGGAAGTGGTAAGTTTGCTGATAAAGCATTCTTATGGGATTGATTATGTGCCGAAGAATGTTCCGAATGCTTATTTGAAGAGGGGATAA